The following coding sequences are from one Anaerolineae bacterium window:
- a CDS encoding YgiT-type zinc finger protein yields the protein MKYTEKCPRCAGVVVEKEVTEVLYGGVNTAFLKVKVGICLLCGERLYTPEVVRQFEQIETRLARQETADFQPVGQSFEVELGGQNST from the coding sequence GTGCTGGAGTGGTGGTTGAAAAGGAAGTCACCGAGGTTCTATATGGTGGGGTCAATACCGCCTTTTTGAAGGTCAAGGTTGGGATCTGCCTTTTGTGTGGTGAACGATTGTATACCCCGGAAGTAGTAAGGCAGTTTGAACAGATCGAGACTAGACTTGCGCGACAGGAAACGGCGGACTTTCAACCTGTGGGCCAGTCGTTTGAAGTAGAGTTGGGTGGACAAAATTCCACTTGA